CCTGCATTCGCATTGTGGCCACTCACCTTCAAGCATTTTTGAGCAACCTTGTATGCACTTTTAACTGAAAACCTCCCATTGGCTGTCCATGCCCAAATTAAAGAGTCCTTCAACAAGCGCGGACTGATGGAAATTCCAAGGATTGTATCGGCTTCATGAGGGAGGAAAGAGCTTCTTACTTTGCTTATATCCCACGATCTAGTCTCCTTATCCAGCAGCCAGGCAACCTTGCATGATTCCAAGCTGATCCTCGGGCTAATAACTTTGAAGGAATCCGGAGTGGGCAACCACCTATCCTTCCAAATATCAATTTGCTCACCATTCCCAACCACCCACCTTGATCCTGAAAGCACAACATCCTTCGCTGCAAAAATGCTACGCCAAGCATATGATGGGCGTTTTCCTAGTACAGCCTCCTTAAAAGGCCTATCCGCAAAATATCTTGCTTTGAATACCCGGTGCACTAAGGAGTTAGAATTCTGTTGGATTCTCCATCCTTGCTTTGCGAGAAGAGCAAGGTTGAAAGCTCTTAAATCTCTAAAACCCATGCCCCCTTCTTCTTTGGGAATACAGAGCTTCTCCCATGCTATCCACGCCAGTTTTCTCTCCTTATCTTTCTGCCCCCACCAAAAGCTGCTCATCATAGAATTTAACTCCCTACAAAGTGAATCCGGCAACTTGAAACAACTCATCGTGTATGTGGGGGTGGCTTGGGCGACGGCTTTGATTAAGATCTCCCTTCCGGCACTTGATAGCAATTTCCCTTTCCATCCCGCTATTTTCTTGCCCACTTGATCCTTAATGCGGTTAAAAGCCTTCCGCTTTCCCTTTCCCACTAGTGGTGGCAAACCGAGATACTTTTCATGATGTTGGATGATTTGGGCCCCAAAAATCTGCTTAATTTGTTCTTGCACCTCCCTCTTTGTGTTCTTGCTGAAAAATAAGGAAGTTTTGtccttatttagtttttgcCCCGACTCACCCTCATAATCCTCCAAGACTTTAAGGATTCTTCTACCCTCCTCTACATTTGCCCTACAAAAGACAATACTGTCGTCCGCAAAGAATAGATGGGATATTTGGGGCGCTCCTCTGCAAACTGAGATTCCCCGAATGTTTCCATGCTCTTCCTCCTTTCTTAGCATTGCAGACAATCCCTCCGCACACAACAAGAACAAATACGGAGAAATTGGATCCCCTTGTCGAAGCCCTCTTGAAGGAACAATGTTTCCTTTTGCTTCCCCATTAATTAGCACTGAGTAAGAAACTGTACTAATACACATCAGCACCAGAGAAATCCATCTCtcattaaaacccaattttcgCATAATCACCTCCAGGTACCGccattccaccctatcatatgctttgctcatatcGAGCTTCAATGCCATCAGAGCCTCCTTGCCTTTCCTCTTTCCATTGATACAGTGCATCGTTTCAAACGCCACAAGGACATTGTCCGTTATTTGCCTCCCTGGAACAAAAGCACTCTGAGATTCATTAATAACCTCGGCAAGAATTTTCTTTAGCCGATTAGCTAGCACCTTGGAAATTATCTTATAGCTAACATTGCATAAGCTAATAGGGCGAAATTCAGAAATTTTTTGGGGGGACTTAACTTTAGGGATGAGACAAATAAAAGTTTCATTCAGACCAGGGGGCATCACCCCCGTATTAAGAGTATGCAACACACAATCAATGACATTTGTACCAACTACATCCCagtatttttgataaaaaattggGGACATACCGTCTGGGCCAGGTGACTTAGTAGGGTGCATTTGCTGAAGTGCATTCCAAACCTCCTCTGCTCTGAAGTTGGCTGTCAACGTTGCATTCATTACCGGGGTCACTTTGGGCTGGATAGCACTTAGGCTTGCTTCAAAATCAACAGGCTCGTTTGACTTGAAAATGGAACCAAAATACTCCAGAATGATGCCCTCAATGTTTCCTGGGTCAACCTGCCATCTCCCATCCGAGTCCATCAGCCCCACAATACCGTTTCTTTTACGTCTCTGACTTGCAGTggcatggaaaaattttgtgtttcgATCCCCCCACTTCATCCACATAGTCCTAGACCTTTGGTTCCACATTATTTCCTCCCTTGTCAATATTTCATTAATCTCCCATTTTAGCTGCTGAGTTTCCTCTGCCTTTTCGTGAAGGTTGTTCATAGATTCCAAGTGTTGGAGCTGTTCTCTCTTTTGCCTCAGTAATTGGTTCACATTGCCAAATTCTCTCCAATTCCAACTTTTTAACCTTTCCTTACAATTCCTCAATCTATCAACCAGATGAGCATTAGTCAAATTCCCCCCAAAGTCCCACGATGACTCCACAACTTCCCGGCATCTAGTATCTCTCGTCCACATGGCTTCAAACATAAACCTCTTTTTTTGAGGTCTCCTAATCTGATCCCTTTTCAAGCTTAACTTAATGAGGCAATGATCCGATATAGACATCGAAGAGTGAAACACTCTTGCATCCGGGAATCTCAGCATCCACCCCTCATTGGCTACAGCCCTGTCTAGCCTAAGTTTGGTCCTATCTCCCCCAAAACGTCCGTTACACCATGTGTATTTCTGCCCAATAAAACCAAGATCAATTAAGCCGCATCTATTCAAACAATCCCTGAAATCCGCCATTTGTTTTGCCTCTCTCACAGTACCACCCAACTTCTCATTAGAATATAgaatctcattaaaatctcccAAAACCACCCAAGGCAAATTGCATTGTATACTAAGTGAATCGAGTAAGTGCCAAGAGATGTTCCTTTTATTGGTTTCCGGATGACCATAGAAGCCAGTGACACGCCATGGCTCAGAGGATGGTGACTCACGGACAACCACATCAATATGCGAATTCGAGCAGCTCTTAAAATCAATCATAGTACCTTCCTTCCACAATAAAGCCAAGCCGCCGCTTCTTCCGTCACTGGGAACAGTAATCCCCTGAGTATAATTAAGTTTACGTTGCACACCTTTTATTCGATTGACGCCAGCCTTTGTTTCTGCTAGAAAGACCAACGTTGGGTCAGTTGCCTTCACTTCGTCGGTGAGGATTCGAACCGCCAGGTTTGACCCTAAGCCCCGGCAGTTCCAAGCTAAGAGCGTCATTTGGCTCGGCGGTGCTGCCTCGCAGCCACCGCCACACCGCCATCCATTGTGTTTTCATCTTCTGAGACAACAAGTTTATTTTTCCCCTTTCTCCGTTTCAGTTCCAGAGCATTTGGGTCTAACTCTATTAATGGTGTTGGGCActcccttttttgttttgttgggcttttatttttctttggagCATCAGACTTAATCTCTCTTGCCAACCTTTTCCAATGCTTGGATATTGGGCCCATTTTTTCAGCAACCCAGCCCACATTTTCTTCAAAGCTCATTGCCATAGGGCCCATTTCGCTCTCAGATATCACCTCCTCCAAACCGGGTTGAGTGGGAATTTTGTTTGGCGCCAGATTGAATTTAAAGGGAGGCATAGTCTTGTCCGCATCAGTTTTTTCCCACTGCATTGCCATCTTCATGTCAGGTTGAGTTGATTGGATTCCTAGGCTATCATCCCCTAACTTAGCTTCCTTTTCCTCTGCTTTCTCTAATCCTCCCGTTGAGTCGTAGGCTAGTGTCCATATTTGGTGGGCCTCAATGATTAAGCACGCACTCattcatctatttttttttcgtAGGCTAGTGACCATTAAATGAGGTCGGTCATAAATCATGCATCCACCGGATAACTTCAACCAACTTTAAGCTTTGGAAATTGTTACAAGTATAGAAAATATGTACTCCCTCTTCTAATGTGTTTGGCGTgttttgaaaattcaactttttaacttttttaggAGGGATTATTTATTGTCTGTtgtataaaaatgtataaactttcaaaattatctttaaataaatttatcaaaaatgattttgaaaataaaatatgggcataataaaaatattagtacattaatgatttttaattttaaaaataggatAATATTTTGAGACATTGCAAAATAGAatgaagaataaataaattgagatagaaggattttcaaattttttgcacttattGCTTCTGTATTGTTAGGTGAATGCTTGTGAGAGGAGTTATTTTAGACCCTTAACTTTACTTTCCACGtgaactcacttttttttttttatcatgccACATCATTAATTATAATCTGCCCCCTTAAATTTGTGGCACAAAATATTTTGGTTCTAAagggctatttttttttatgcatatagTAATACTCTTAAGCTTTACTCCTTAATGGGCTTTACCAAATTCAACCCAAGCACAACCCAAGTACTCAATACTGTAAATAGGTGTgttacactattttttttttcccattatttatttaaatcaaataaattttaataatcatttatcaataattttgGCACATGAAAACTTAATTTTAGACTGTCCTTCCATCTGGTAACTTTTAATACCTGAAAAATAATCTTGTTTCAACAGCTACTTTTTCCCCTGCTTTTTTTGGGGGCTTGGGAGTGGACTGCAATTTTTGTTTTACTAACTTAAACTTTTGAGTTTTTACTCTCAGCgaagtttcattatttatttaaattaaagtaattttaaatgtctatcaaaaaaattttttttgaatcattTCAACCTctcttttatcctttttttttttaggtgaaaaaaaaaagaaaaagaaaaaaaaaaaggattcatAGACATTTTTTGTAAAGTTTTTCATGAGAATCAaacccctaaaccctaaccggaaaattattaggtacttccggagtatcataaatgcgtactctcccttatcacatgaatggtgggtcccaccatgaattaaattagtgggacccaccattcatgtgagaaaagggagtacgcatttatgatattccgggagtacacaataattttcctaaCCTAACCTAACCAGTGACTTAGATACCTATAAGGAGATGACCATGCCTAATTCCCAAATGAGGCACAAGATATCTTGTTGGGGGAGATAATATCTTAAAAAGACTTGAATTGAGggatttatataatatatatgaccTATGAGTTTAGACCTAACTATGCTATGTTAAATactcatttttgtaattatttttcaatatgaGACTTCACTCACATGTGTACACCCAATGTATCTAATTCTCATGTTAGCTCCATAATTTCCCACTCCACTATGCAGTTAGAAAATCTAGGTTACATCCTTTTGTGCATTGCTTTGAATATTAGCTttcttttgacaattcaataGTTCCAATACCAGGGAAAATGAGATATTTGAACCCTGGTTCTCTTAATAAAGAAGAGTAGGCTATATTGCTAAGCAACAAGGCTCTTGACTAGTTTGAATATTAGTTTTGATAGTAGAAACAACTGTCTTGGTGTTTCTCCTAAAGAAATACCGGAAGAATTGAAACAATATTTGATTGAGACATGTCAAAATTCAAAGCACATACAATTTTATTGAACGTAATGATAGTCTCTTGTTGTACTGCCATAAATATCTTTTCATGATGCTATCCCAACAACAGAGAGAGACTATTTTGTTCCGCCTCTGTCTGGTTGAAATTAAACTTGCTTTACCTCTCCTTTCataattttcaagtttaatgAGGTATCATGCTTAAGTCACTAGAATtttgtgatttcttttttttggcttggTAATCAGAAAATATCAAGTGCAACTTGACTTTCGAAGATAGAACCATTCCTTCCTACTGTTGAAGTCATGACTTTTCTGAcaatctttttattaattttactaCTTTGTGTGCAATTAATCACTTTTCttgttattataatttatgTAGCCATGGCAAAATACAATGGTACTTCCTAGATTTTAGGCTACAAgcactttatttatttgaagTAATCGCTTTTAGTCTCTAACAAATTTAAAGCGATTGATTTTAGTctctaaaaaatttcatgtgattGATTTTAGTTCCTAAACTTAAATTAATCGCTTTTAGTCCTTAATATATGTAATGAAGTGATGATGTGTTACTGGGCTAAATAAAAGATCATTTTAAACTTTGTCGACTAAAAATCACTGCTAAACTTGGAAGGACAAACAGTATACTCAAATCTCAAATATTTTGAAACCTCCAAGACCTAATGTAATTATAACTCACATTATGAAATCCCAAAGAAATGCTGTAATTCAGTGGGGTGTGTGCGTGTGTTAATTGATATCTTCCTGCCTTATCTGTCTCCTTATGTCAACAACCATACTTTGAACTTTAGATGTACTAAACCTGTTCTATACTAACAAAAGCAAATATGCAGGTAAGAATTCTTTTATATGGATGGGCCCCACACCCAGGGTGAACATTTTGAATCCTGAACAATTAAAAGAAATCTTCTCCAAGATACATGACTTTCAAAAGCCAAATGCAAATCCACTTGCCAAGTTGCTAGCAACCGGACTTCCAAATTATGAGGGTGAGAAATGGGCAACACACAGAAAGATTATTAATCCAGCATTCCATCTTGAGAAGTTGAAGGTTACTTTATTCTTGTCACTTGTTTCCTGTTCGTTTCTATCACTTTATATTCAACAATGGTGTTTGAAGTGAAACTAATGATTAAAATGTTAATGAAAATATTCTAGGTCACGAATATTTatcttttctcaaaaatttttaaaactttttctcAATTCTAAGACCATCTTTTGCAGGATGTGGATTCCATCAGAACAAAACTTAAAGTAGAAATATGTGCAAATATAGCATTTATATGCTTCAATTAGTTACATCTAATACCCAAGATtgtggattctcaaaaaaattaagcacaCCCAAGATTAAGTTTGTGCTCGTATGCACTTGTGCCTACTAAGTACAAACAACAGTTCGCACTGacatttggctataggttttgctAGAATATACTTGAAATGTTTtttccatggttttaaaaaccggtatgGTAAAAGAACCGAAAAAGAGCTAATTACCGGTTTTATGGTCGGACTGGGATCCAACCGATGGTCGAACCGGtgacatcataaataatttaattattatttatttaaattatatgaataattaataattttttaatataccaaaactaaaaaaccaatagtaataaatatgtttccttttaaaaaaatacaagtatataagtatataacatctttttaaagaatttaatataataacatttaaaaacaatcatcCTTAACATAataaactttcaacaaaaccaaataaataagttcattagtcattacatttacatccaaatggcaaataacaaataagttcattacatccaaataacaaataagttttaaagtttcaaacaaaTAACTACTAAGTTTTAAGACCCAAGCCTCATTTGttaagaagaaaattgaaatcaataCCATCATGTGAACCAAATTACAttcatgtaatttttgtatGTACATGTGCCTACTAAGTACAATCCTTGTAATTTTTTCATGTTGTTTTCTGTAGAATATGTCAGCAGCATTTTATCAGTGTTGCAATGACATGATGTGCAAATGGGAAAGTTTGGTGTCTGAAGAGGGATCAATTGAGTTAGATGTATGGCCTTATCTCCAAACTTTAACAAGGGATGTGATTTCTCGAACAGCCTTTGGGAGTAGCTATGATGAAGGAAGAAGGATTTTTGAACTCCAAAAAGAACAAGCTGAGCTTGTAATGACAACTGTACGGTCTGTTTACATTCCAGGTTGGAGGTAAACCAAAACATTTCAATATctgctaataattaataatcaaGTTTTTCTTATAGACTTAGGTTCATTTATCAAAAgaatcaaatttaaatatactaatttacataaatatatactaaaattaagaGTGTTATTgagcataaataaataaataaatatctatagatatatatatatatatatatatttgtgtgtgtgtgtttataaaTAAGGTTCTTGTACATGAAATAAATAAGTTAAATCGTTATATATTCATACTCTTCTCAGCCTAAGAATAGATTATTCAATTTGATGTAATTCACTTTTTCCTCCTTTTAGTGAGGGAGGTAATTCACTTTATTCTTATCTCATGTTTGCATGAATGGTTCGCGCGTAGGTTTCTgccaacaaaaataaacaagagGATGAAAGAAATTGACAAAGAAATACAAGATTCACTTAAAGGCATCATCAACAAAAGAGAGAAGGCAATAAAAGCAGGTGGAGCTAGAACTGATGACTTACTAGGCATACTTCTAGAGTCCAActttaaagaaattgaagaacatGGGAACGACAAGAACGTTGGAATGAATCTCCAAGATGTAATTGAGGAATgtaagatattttattttgcgGGGCAAGAGACAACCTCAGTTCTGCTTGTTTGGACAATGGTAATTCTGAGTAGATATCCAAGTTGGCAAGCGCGAGCAAGAGAAGAAGTCCTACATGTCTTTGGTAAAAACAAACCAGAATTTGATGGGCTAAATCACCTCAAAGTTGTAAGTTCTTTTGATTAGTTTACATTGAATTGCTTCGTAGAAATAATAGATCATACGTTTcttttaaattcataattatAAACGTGGAGATCTAGAACAAGTAGTACCTATTATCCAGCTTTAGGAGaccagaaaaaaataaaagggaccTAGACATTCTTCAAATTAA
This genomic stretch from Quercus robur chromosome 4, dhQueRobu3.1, whole genome shotgun sequence harbors:
- the LOC126720900 gene encoding cytochrome P450 CYP72A219-like, translated to MEISLLRTAVSIVSIVVVITWAWRVVNWVWLRPKKLERCLREQGLKGNSYRLLFGDLKESSKMISQAKSKPINFTLDIAPRVFPFVHQVVSNYGKNSFIWMGPTPRVNILNPEQLKEIFSKIHDFQKPNANPLAKLLATGLPNYEGEKWATHRKIINPAFHLEKLKNMSAAFYQCCNDMMCKWESLVSEEGSIELDVWPYLQTLTRDVISRTAFGSSYDEGRRIFELQKEQAELVMTTVRSVYIPGWRFLPTKINKRMKEIDKEIQDSLKGIINKREKAIKAGGARTDDLLGILLESNFKEIEEHGNDKNVGMNLQDVIEECKIFYFAGQETTSVLLVWTMVILSRYPSWQARAREEVLHVFGKNKPEFDGLNHLKVVTMILYEVLRLYPPVILLTRIVHKETKLGNLILPAGVQVSLPAILVHQDRELWGDDAKDFNPDRFAEGVSKATRGQVSFFPFGWGPRICIGQHFSMIEAKMVLSMILQRFSFELSSSYAHAPLPVITLQPQYGAHIILHKL